DNA from Pseudocitrobacter corydidari:
GCCCTGTGGGACGGCAAGGTCAAGTTCGATGAACTGAGTCTGAAGCTGACCGGGAAAGATGAAAAAGAGATCCGCGAAACCCTGACGCGTCGCTATAAGTTCGCGATTCGTCGTCTGGCGCAAACCAACAGCGAAGACGTTTTCTCGCTGGCGATGACTTCTTTCGCACGCGAAATCGACCCGCATACCAACTATCTCTCTCCGCGCAACACTGAGCAGTTCAATACCGAAATGAGCCTGTCTCTGGAAGGTATTGGCGCCGTGCTGCAAATGGATGATGACTATACGGTTATCAATTCCATGGTGGCTGGTGGGCCGGCGGCGAAGAGTAAAGCGATTACGGTTGGCGATAAAATTGTCGGCGTAGGCCAGGCGGGTAAAGGCATGGTCGATGTGATCGGCTGGCGTCTGGACGATGTCGTGGCGCTGATCAAAGGGCCGAAGGGCAGTAAAGTTCGTCTGGAAATTCTGCCTGCGGGTAAAGGTGCGAAAACCAAAATCGTCACCCTGACGCGCGAACGCATTCGTCTGGAAGACCGTGCCGTGAAAATGTCGGTGAAAACCGTCGGCAAAGAGAAAGTGGGTGTGCTCGACATTCCTGGTTTCTATGTTGGCCTGACAGAAGACGTTAAGGTGCAACTGCAGAAGCTGGAAAAACAGAACGTCAGCAGCGTGATTATCGATCTGCGTACCAACGGTGGCGGAGCATTGACGGAAGCGGTATCGCTCTCTGGTTTGTTCATTCCGTCCGGCCCGGTTGTGCAGGTGCGTGACAACAACGGTAAAGTGCGTGAAGACAGCGACAACGACGGCGTGGTGTACTACAAAGGCCCGCTGGTGGTGCTGGTTGACCGCTTCAGCGCCTCGGCTTCTGAAATCTTTGCTGCAGCTATGCAGGACTACGGACGCGCGCTGATTGTCGGTGAACCGACCTTTGGGAAAGGCACTGTTCAGCAGTACCGTTCTCTGAACCGCATCTACGATCAAATGCTGCGCCCGGAATGGCCAGCGCTGGGCTCTGTGCAGTACACCATTCAGAAGTTCTACCGCATTAACGGCGGCAGTACGCAACGTAAAGGTGTAACACCGGATATCCTGATGCCGACCGGTTCTGAAGAGACGGAAACGGGTGAGAAATTTGAAGATAACGCATTGCCGTGGGACAGCATTGATGCCGCGACCTATGTGAAATCTGATGATTTAACACCGTTTGGTCCGGAACTGCTGAAGCTGCACAATGCGCGTATCGCGAAAGATCCTGAATTCCAGTACATCATGAAGGATATCGCGCGCTTTAATGCGATGAAAGACAAGCGCAACATCGTCTCTCTGAACTACGCTCAGCGTGAAAAAGAGAACCTGGAAGATGATGCAACACGTCTGGCTCGCGTTAACGATCGCTACAAACGCGATGGAAAACCGTTGCTGAAGAACATCGACGATTTGCCGAAGGATTACCAGGAGCCGGATCCGTATCTGGATGAAACCGTGAATATCGCGGTTGACCTGGCGCATCTTGAAAAAGACAGGCCAGCCGCAACCCCTGCGACCAGCAAGTAATCCTCCCTAAATTAAACAGGCACAAGCGATTGTGCCTGTTTTTTTACATCTCTAAACCGCGCGTAAGCAAGTGTGCGAAAAAATGTAAAGTTGTGTCTTTCTCGTGACTTACCCGCCGTGGATAGTTGAAAATTGTATTAATACCCATACGATGTGGGTAATCGCATAGTGCGTTTTGTTAAAACGAGGTTAAAAGTAAATTATGATGCGAATCGCGCTCTTCCTGTTGACCAACCTTGCTGTGATGGTTGTGTTTGGGCTGGTGCTAAGCCTGACAGGAATTCAGTCGAGCAGCATGACGGGCCTGCTGATTATGGCTCTGCTATTTGGTTTTGGTGGTTCTATCGTTTCGCTGATGATGTCGAAATGGATGGCGCTGAAATCTGTGGGTGGGGAAGTGATTGAGCAGGCGCGCAACGAAACGGAGCGCTGGCTGATGGACACCGTGGCGCAACAATCGCGTCAGGCCGGTATTGGTATGCCGCAGGTCGCTATCTATCATGCGCCGGATATCAACGCCTTTGCCACCGGTGCGCGCCGTGATGCGTCTCTGGTAGCGGTCAGTACGGGTCTGTTGCAGAACATGAGCCGTGACGAAGCGGAAGCGGTCATCGCGCACGAGATTAGCCACGTGGCTAACGGTGATATGGTGACTATGACGCTGATTCAGGGCGTGGTGAACACCTTTGTTATCTTCATCTCGCGCGTCATTGCGCAGATTGCCGCCGGTTTCCTGAGCGGTAACCGTGATGAAGGTGAAGAGGGCGGTAATGGTAACCCGCTTATCTATTTTGCGGTTTCAATGGTCCTTGAACTGGTGTTCGGTATTCTGGCCAGCATTATTACCATGTGGTTCTCGCGTCACCGTGAATTCCACGCGGATGCCGGTTCAGCGCGCCTGGTCGGGCGTGAAAAAATGATTGCTGCTCTGCAACGTCTGAAAACCAGCTACGAACCACAGGAAGCCAGCAGCATGATGGCCTTCTGCATCAACGGTAAGTCCAAAACGCTGAGTGAGCTGTTTATGACTCACCCGCCGCTGGACAAGCGCATCGAAGCGCTGCGTACCGGCGAGTATCTGAAATAATGAAAAAGCGCCTCAAGTGAGGCGCTTTTTTTAGCTCTGCACGCGCGGTTGCGTCACCCTCAAGCCGCTAAACAGCGCCGCTACCACCGCCAGACTTCCCGCCAGCAGCAATGACACATGTGTCCCGCTATCGCCAAACGCATTAAACATTAACGCCACCAGCGCCGCACCGGTGCTTTGCCCCAGCAGGCGAGCCGTACCCAGCATCCCGCTGGCACCACCGCTACGCGAACGAGGCGCGGCGGAAATAATGGTGTGGTTGTTGGGCGACTGAAACAGCCCGAATCCTGCGCCGCACAGGATCATGCGCCAGATGATATCCAGGTCGGAAGGCGAAGAGGGCAGCAGGGCGAGCGCAAATAATCCGCAGGCCATTACCGCCATGCCCAGCGCGCCGAGGAATCCGGCGTGAACTCGCTCAATGAGATACCCGGCCAGCGGTGCCATTACCATGGTGGCTAAAGGCCAGGGCGTCAGCAGCAAACCCGTTTCCACTTCGCTGCGCCCCATCATGGTTTGCAGGAAGAAGGGAAGCGAGACCAGCGCCAGCATCTGTGCGCAGAAAGAACAGATAGAGGTGCAAATAGAGAGTGAGAACAAGGGAATACGCAGTAAATCGACCGGTAATAGCGGTACGGGTAAACGCAACTGACGACGGATGAAAAAGAAACCGACAATCAGTAACAGCACCACTTCCGCGACCACCTGCGTGGTCGATTGCCCCTGCGCGAAACCGCCCAGCGCGGTGATCAGCAGACCAAACGTCAGGGCATTCATGATTGCGCTTGGCAGATCGAAGCGCGTGGCCTGGCTGCGCGAACCGTTTGCGGGCAGATAACGCACCGCCAGCACCCACGAGATAACGCCCAGCGGCACGTTCACAAGGAATAGCCATTGCCATGATGCGACTGACAGGATCGCCGCCGCGATGGTCGGCCCGGCCGCTGAGGAGACAGCAACCACAAACGAGTTAATACCCATACCGCGCCCCAGTTGGCGCTGCGGATAGATAAGCCGAATGAGCGCCGTATTCACGCTCATGAGCGCAGCGCCACCCAGACCCTGCGCCACACGCGCAAGCGTTAGCATCTCGAGCGAATTCGACATCGCACACAGCCCAGACGCGAGGGTAAAGACAATCAGGCCTATTTTGTAGATCCGGTGATAGCCAATCATGTCCCCCAGAAAAGCCAGCGACAGCAGCGAGATGACGATAGCTATCTGATAGGCGTTGACTATCCAGATAGACGCTGCCGGTGAGGCATGCAGATCGCTGGCAATCGTCGGTAAGGCAACGTTGGCGATAGCCCCATCGAGCACCGCCATCGTAATACCAAGCACAATGGTTAAGATAGCGCCATACCGTTGAGGGACAGGTAAGCCATCCGAGAGTTTTTTATCCATGAGAAAAATGCGTTTTTTAAGAAATTATTTGCCAGAAAACTATTTTAGCATTGATTATTCGGCTGTATGTCGCAGATTTGTAACCAGGTTGCAGAAGATTCATTGCGACGAACGCTTTGCGAAATTATAATAAAAACCGGTTCTAATTTTTATAAAACAGTTGCGATGAGGTGATAAATGGCAGTTGCAGATTTGGATAAACAGCCAGATTCTGTCTCTTCAGTATTGAAGGTTTTTGGCATCCTGCAGGCGCTTGGTGAAGAGCGCGAAATCGGAATTACCGAACTGTCGCAGCGTGTCATGATGTCGAAAAGCACTGTTTATCGCTTTTTGCAGACCATGAAATCATTGGGATACGTTGCCCAGGAAGGGGAATCTGAAAAATATTCGTTAACGCTTAAGCTGTTTGAGCTGGGCGCACGCGCATTACAGAACGTTGATTTAATTCGTAGCGCAGACATTCAGATGCGTGAACTCTCGCGTTTGACCAAAGAGACGATTCACCTTGGTGCGCTGGATGAAGACAGTATTGTCTAT
Protein-coding regions in this window:
- the prc gene encoding carboxy terminal-processing peptidase is translated as MNKLFRLSALAGLFLITGHALAVEDITRVDQIPILKEETQHATVSERVTSRFTRSHYRQFDLDQSFSAKIFDRYLNLLDYSHNVLLASDVAQFASKKGQIGDELRSGKLDVFYDLYNLAQKRRFERYQYALKVLERPMDFTGNDTFNLDRAKAPWPKDEAELNALWDGKVKFDELSLKLTGKDEKEIRETLTRRYKFAIRRLAQTNSEDVFSLAMTSFAREIDPHTNYLSPRNTEQFNTEMSLSLEGIGAVLQMDDDYTVINSMVAGGPAAKSKAITVGDKIVGVGQAGKGMVDVIGWRLDDVVALIKGPKGSKVRLEILPAGKGAKTKIVTLTRERIRLEDRAVKMSVKTVGKEKVGVLDIPGFYVGLTEDVKVQLQKLEKQNVSSVIIDLRTNGGGALTEAVSLSGLFIPSGPVVQVRDNNGKVREDSDNDGVVYYKGPLVVLVDRFSASASEIFAAAMQDYGRALIVGEPTFGKGTVQQYRSLNRIYDQMLRPEWPALGSVQYTIQKFYRINGGSTQRKGVTPDILMPTGSEETETGEKFEDNALPWDSIDAATYVKSDDLTPFGPELLKLHNARIAKDPEFQYIMKDIARFNAMKDKRNIVSLNYAQREKENLEDDATRLARVNDRYKRDGKPLLKNIDDLPKDYQEPDPYLDETVNIAVDLAHLEKDRPAATPATSK
- the htpX gene encoding protease HtpX, whose product is MMRIALFLLTNLAVMVVFGLVLSLTGIQSSSMTGLLIMALLFGFGGSIVSLMMSKWMALKSVGGEVIEQARNETERWLMDTVAQQSRQAGIGMPQVAIYHAPDINAFATGARRDASLVAVSTGLLQNMSRDEAEAVIAHEISHVANGDMVTMTLIQGVVNTFVIFISRVIAQIAAGFLSGNRDEGEEGGNGNPLIYFAVSMVLELVFGILASIITMWFSRHREFHADAGSARLVGREKMIAALQRLKTSYEPQEASSMMAFCINGKSKTLSELFMTHPPLDKRIEALRTGEYLK
- a CDS encoding MFS transporter; protein product: MDKKLSDGLPVPQRYGAILTIVLGITMAVLDGAIANVALPTIASDLHASPAASIWIVNAYQIAIVISLLSLAFLGDMIGYHRIYKIGLIVFTLASGLCAMSNSLEMLTLARVAQGLGGAALMSVNTALIRLIYPQRQLGRGMGINSFVVAVSSAAGPTIAAAILSVASWQWLFLVNVPLGVISWVLAVRYLPANGSRSQATRFDLPSAIMNALTFGLLITALGGFAQGQSTTQVVAEVVLLLIVGFFFIRRQLRLPVPLLPVDLLRIPLFSLSICTSICSFCAQMLALVSLPFFLQTMMGRSEVETGLLLTPWPLATMVMAPLAGYLIERVHAGFLGALGMAVMACGLFALALLPSSPSDLDIIWRMILCGAGFGLFQSPNNHTIISAAPRSRSGGASGMLGTARLLGQSTGAALVALMFNAFGDSGTHVSLLLAGSLAVVAALFSGLRVTQPRVQS